One stretch of Akkermansia massiliensis DNA includes these proteins:
- a CDS encoding isoprenyl transferase, translated as MLTIPKEKLPVHIACIMDGNGRWAHSRHLPRQAGHRAGADTVERCVDFCIDHDIPWLTLYAFSSENWNRPKTEVHALMLLLHEFLKKRLSQMQEKGVRLHAIGDLSRLPKRTQKLLQSSLEATAGNTRLNLVLALSYGSRAEIAAAARKIAEKASRGELHPDAVTEDLFNQHLDTAGMPEPDLLIRTSGEMRVSNFLLWQISYAELYVTETLWPDFSDRDMEAALLDYSRRKRRFGAL; from the coding sequence ATGCTTACCATTCCCAAGGAAAAACTGCCGGTTCATATTGCCTGCATCATGGACGGCAACGGCCGCTGGGCGCACAGCCGCCATCTGCCGCGCCAGGCCGGCCACCGGGCGGGAGCGGATACGGTGGAGCGCTGTGTGGACTTCTGCATTGACCATGATATTCCCTGGCTCACGCTTTACGCCTTCTCCTCGGAAAACTGGAACCGCCCCAAGACGGAGGTGCACGCGCTGATGCTGCTGCTGCACGAATTCCTGAAAAAACGCCTCAGCCAGATGCAGGAAAAAGGCGTGCGCCTTCACGCCATAGGCGACCTTTCACGCCTTCCCAAGCGAACCCAGAAACTGCTGCAATCCAGCCTGGAAGCCACGGCGGGAAATACCAGGCTCAACCTGGTTCTGGCCCTCTCCTACGGAAGCAGGGCGGAAATCGCCGCCGCCGCCAGAAAAATCGCGGAGAAAGCCTCCCGCGGGGAACTCCACCCGGACGCCGTCACGGAAGACCTCTTCAACCAGCATCTGGACACTGCCGGCATGCCGGAACCGGACCTGCTCATCCGCACCTCCGGGGAAATGCGCGTCTCCAACTTCCTGCTGTGGCAGATCAGCTATGCGGAACTCTATGTAACGGAAACGCTGTGGCCGGACTTCAGCGACCGTGACATGGAAGCGGCGCTGCTGGACTACTCCCGCAGAAAACGCCGCTTCGGCGCACTTTGA
- a CDS encoding mannose-1-phosphate guanylyltransferase gives MNQYALILAGGSGTRFWPLSRDHRPKQLLNMFGEGTLLRQAIDRLDGLVPRQNIFILTNHLQEAEVRRQAHDIPVDNIISEPVRRDTAPAIALGIGLIKAADPHGVMLVIPSDQLIQDQASFRSLMKAAMDTAAREKALVTVGIKPTWPCPSYGYIERGKEIASAPGCSCREVIQFREKPDTATAAAYLSQGNFCWNAGMFVWSIPTVCEQLDKHCPELASFVEHIAESPDPQETIREEFPALTPISIDFALMENADRVLNIEATFDWDDVGSWISVANYLETHNKNTTNTDITVQDASGNIVFSQRGDKHVALLGVENLIVVETADAILIADKNKADEIKKIVNQLPDELR, from the coding sequence ATGAACCAATACGCTCTCATTCTGGCCGGCGGCAGCGGCACCCGTTTCTGGCCCCTCTCCCGCGACCACCGTCCCAAGCAGCTCCTGAACATGTTCGGGGAAGGCACCCTCCTCCGCCAGGCCATCGACAGGCTGGACGGCCTGGTGCCCCGGCAGAACATCTTCATCCTGACCAACCACCTGCAGGAGGCGGAAGTGCGCCGCCAGGCCCACGACATCCCCGTGGACAACATCATCTCCGAACCCGTGCGCCGGGACACGGCGCCCGCCATCGCCCTGGGCATCGGCCTCATCAAGGCGGCGGACCCGCACGGGGTCATGCTTGTCATCCCTTCCGACCAGCTCATCCAGGACCAGGCGTCCTTCCGCTCCCTGATGAAAGCCGCCATGGACACGGCGGCGCGGGAAAAGGCGCTCGTCACCGTGGGCATCAAGCCCACCTGGCCCTGCCCCTCCTACGGCTACATCGAACGCGGGAAGGAAATCGCTTCCGCACCGGGCTGCTCCTGCCGCGAAGTCATCCAATTCCGCGAAAAGCCTGACACGGCCACGGCCGCCGCCTACCTGAGCCAGGGCAACTTCTGCTGGAACGCCGGCATGTTCGTCTGGAGCATTCCAACCGTGTGCGAACAGCTTGACAAGCACTGCCCGGAGCTGGCCTCCTTCGTGGAGCACATCGCGGAATCCCCGGACCCGCAGGAAACCATCCGGGAGGAATTCCCGGCGCTCACGCCCATCTCCATCGACTTCGCGCTGATGGAAAACGCGGACCGGGTGCTGAACATTGAAGCCACCTTTGACTGGGACGACGTAGGCTCCTGGATATCCGTAGCCAACTATCTGGAAACCCACAACAAAAACACCACCAATACGGACATCACCGTGCAGGACGCCTCCGGCAACATCGTCTTCTCCCAGCGGGGGGACAAGCACGTGGCCCTGCTGGGCGTGGAAAACCTGATCGTGGTGGAAACGGCGGACGCCATCCTGATTGCGGATAAAAACAAGGCGGACGAAATTAAAAAAATCGTCAACCAGCTTCCGGACGAACTCAGATGA
- the ruvX gene encoding Holliday junction resolvase RuvX has protein sequence MTSQHPALGIDYGEARIGIAATDPVGIMAHPVETIHRHKTDGVTRIVQLVQERGIRTLVLGIPVRMDGTEGTAAAKVRAFGRELAAALPGLPMVFMDECLTTVIAQEKLHAAGKKEKSFRPIIDQVAAVEILNTWLDSTLG, from the coding sequence ATGACCAGCCAGCATCCGGCCCTGGGCATTGACTACGGAGAAGCCCGAATCGGCATCGCCGCCACGGACCCCGTGGGCATCATGGCGCACCCTGTGGAAACCATCCACAGGCACAAAACGGACGGCGTCACCCGCATCGTCCAGCTCGTCCAGGAGCGGGGGATACGCACCCTGGTGCTGGGCATCCCTGTCCGCATGGACGGCACGGAAGGAACCGCCGCCGCCAAGGTGCGCGCGTTCGGCAGGGAACTGGCCGCCGCCCTTCCCGGCCTTCCCATGGTATTCATGGATGAATGCCTCACCACCGTCATCGCCCAGGAAAAACTGCACGCCGCCGGCAAAAAGGAGAAAAGCTTCCGCCCCATCATCGACCAGGTGGCCGCCGTGGAAATCCTCAACACGTGGCTTGATTCCACGCTGGGCTGA
- a CDS encoding DUF3592 domain-containing protein translates to MFSRAAERWRDFFSVPWFGWYWLLAWVMAGLSLYSIWQAGDFFLEKSRFAREGLCTEGTVRNITEDTVKLWSRSRVMGTSGPSLDVWAPEVRFLPQTGEREVVFQSPAFLFWSSYSRGDRVTVCYPPERPEDARVADSFIWWPETRRALWLMAFLLAGGTVLLRKREVRSSVGA, encoded by the coding sequence TTGTTTTCCCGGGCTGCGGAGCGCTGGAGGGATTTTTTCAGCGTTCCGTGGTTCGGTTGGTATTGGCTGCTGGCCTGGGTGATGGCGGGGCTGAGCCTTTATTCCATATGGCAGGCCGGTGATTTTTTTCTGGAAAAGAGCCGTTTTGCCCGGGAGGGCCTGTGTACGGAAGGGACGGTGCGGAACATCACGGAGGATACGGTGAAGTTGTGGAGCCGTTCGCGGGTCATGGGGACGTCCGGTCCCTCTCTGGACGTCTGGGCGCCGGAAGTGCGGTTCCTGCCGCAGACCGGGGAGAGGGAAGTGGTATTCCAGTCCCCCGCTTTTCTTTTCTGGTCTTCCTATTCCAGGGGGGACCGGGTGACGGTCTGCTACCCGCCGGAACGCCCGGAAGACGCCCGTGTGGCGGACAGCTTCATCTGGTGGCCGGAAACGCGCCGGGCCCTGTGGCTGATGGCGTTTCTGCTTGCCGGCGGAACGGTCCTGCTGAGGAAGAGGGAAGTGCGGAGTTCCGTAGGCGCGTAA
- a CDS encoding MDR family NADPH-dependent oxidoreductase, whose amino-acid sequence MSENHYAEFSECSMKPQDVLEYVSGPMPVPAEGEVLIRMKAAPINPADINFVQGVYGVKPVLPHSRAGLEGCGVVQESRAEGFRKDDEVILLRGVGSWSEYVAVPAVNVMKLPVKVDPVQAAMLKVNPLTALRMLEGFVSLTPGDWVVQNASNSGVGRCIIQLAREMGVKTVNFVRRPDELRDELTALGADLVVGEDDEDVVKNTLARLDGKRPVLASNAVGGESALRLMDMLAPGGSMVTYGAMSRKSIKVPNGFLIFKGIKLEGLWVTQWLKNAPVPEIEAAYDKLARLMADGRLKQAVDTVYPLSDVRRAVEKAQEEFRSGKVVLSMERV is encoded by the coding sequence ATGAGTGAGAATCATTATGCAGAGTTTTCCGAATGCAGCATGAAACCCCAGGACGTGCTGGAGTATGTTTCCGGTCCCATGCCGGTTCCGGCGGAGGGGGAGGTGCTGATCCGGATGAAGGCGGCCCCGATCAATCCGGCGGACATCAATTTTGTGCAGGGCGTTTACGGCGTGAAGCCCGTGCTGCCCCATTCACGCGCCGGACTGGAAGGCTGCGGCGTGGTGCAGGAGTCCCGCGCAGAAGGCTTCCGCAAGGACGATGAAGTGATTCTGCTGCGCGGCGTGGGTTCCTGGAGCGAGTATGTGGCGGTTCCCGCCGTGAACGTGATGAAGCTCCCCGTGAAGGTGGATCCCGTGCAGGCGGCCATGCTGAAGGTGAACCCCCTGACCGCCCTGCGCATGCTGGAAGGGTTCGTTTCCCTGACTCCGGGAGACTGGGTGGTGCAGAACGCCTCCAATTCCGGCGTGGGAAGGTGCATTATTCAACTGGCCCGGGAGATGGGCGTGAAGACGGTGAATTTTGTAAGAAGGCCGGATGAATTGAGGGATGAATTGACCGCGCTGGGCGCCGACCTGGTAGTGGGAGAGGATGACGAGGATGTGGTGAAGAATACCCTGGCCCGGCTGGACGGAAAGAGGCCCGTGCTGGCCTCCAACGCCGTGGGCGGGGAAAGCGCCCTGCGCCTGATGGACATGCTGGCTCCCGGCGGAAGCATGGTGACGTACGGCGCCATGAGCAGGAAGAGCATCAAGGTGCCGAACGGTTTCCTGATTTTCAAGGGCATTAAATTGGAAGGCCTGTGGGTGACGCAGTGGCTCAAGAATGCCCCCGTTCCGGAGATTGAGGCCGCTTATGACAAGCTGGCGCGCCTGATGGCGGACGGCAGGCTGAAGCAGGCCGTGGATACCGTTTATCCGTTGAGCGACGTGCGCCGGGCCGTGGAGAAGGCCCAGGAAGAGTTCCGCAGCGGCAAGGTGGTGCTGAGCATGGAGCGTGTCTGA
- the rpmB gene encoding 50S ribosomal protein L28: MSRICIIRGTMPHKGRRIHRSGLAKKKGGIGRHVTKTVNRTVFPNLQEKRIWVPELGQFVKMKISAKALRTINKNGAYNTLKKVGLL; the protein is encoded by the coding sequence ATGTCCCGAATTTGCATCATCAGAGGTACCATGCCTCACAAAGGTCGTCGTATCCATCGCTCCGGTCTTGCCAAGAAAAAGGGCGGTATTGGTCGTCACGTCACTAAGACTGTCAATCGTACCGTTTTCCCCAACCTTCAGGAAAAGCGCATCTGGGTTCCCGAACTCGGTCAATTCGTGAAAATGAAGATTTCCGCCAAGGCCCTGCGTACGATCAACAAGAACGGTGCTTACAACACTCTTAAAAAGGTAGGTCTCCTGTAA
- a CDS encoding glycoside hydrolase family 27 protein, with translation MKLYRFFLPAVLGAAVSSSFGTEFPNPYPAPPPGVRLTPETPLSPSVNGARIVGATPGARVLFQVPVSGERPMKIQAAGLPSGLRMDSRGLVTGTAPAKKGEYKVKIQASNRHGKDAKEWILKVGDELCLTPPMGWSSWYSYSEAVGQENVLKTARLFVERGLVNHGWTYINIDDCWQGERGGRNFSIQPNKRFPDMKAMCDSIHAMGMKAGIYSTPWMGTYAGFIGGSSPNAKADYGEMAIPEKDRKQKNQIFGSYPGVHRRKADRVGAVWLFDRDARQWADWGFDYVKVDWNPNDVPTTERIRQALDDSGRDIVLSISNAAPYKQVEELGKLANLWRTTGDIQDHWGSVSGIGFSQERWQKHMRPGHWNDPDILQIGKLGKPNQPNTTFVQTQLTPDEQYTHVTLWCLLSAPLIISCDLEHIDSFTMGLLTNDEVIAVDQDPAARPARKAWHRGDFQVWTKELSDGSLAAGFFNTGKEKGVVKVNLRELGLSGAYEARDLWKRADQGTVKGDMAVELNSHGAAMFRFSKKN, from the coding sequence ATGAAATTGTACCGTTTTTTCCTGCCTGCCGTGCTTGGCGCCGCCGTATCCTCCTCATTTGGCACGGAGTTCCCGAATCCTTATCCGGCTCCCCCTCCCGGCGTGCGCCTGACTCCTGAAACCCCGCTTTCCCCCTCCGTCAACGGCGCCCGCATTGTTGGCGCCACTCCCGGCGCGCGGGTGCTGTTCCAGGTTCCCGTTTCCGGGGAGCGTCCCATGAAGATTCAGGCGGCTGGGCTTCCCTCCGGCCTGAGGATGGATTCGCGCGGGCTGGTTACGGGTACCGCCCCGGCGAAGAAGGGGGAATACAAGGTGAAGATCCAGGCTTCCAACAGGCATGGAAAAGATGCGAAGGAGTGGATTCTGAAGGTGGGGGATGAGTTGTGCCTGACCCCGCCCATGGGTTGGAGCAGCTGGTATTCCTACAGTGAGGCCGTGGGGCAGGAGAATGTGCTGAAGACGGCCCGGCTTTTTGTGGAGCGGGGGCTTGTCAACCATGGCTGGACCTATATCAATATTGACGATTGCTGGCAGGGCGAGCGAGGCGGACGGAATTTCTCCATCCAGCCCAACAAGCGCTTTCCGGACATGAAGGCCATGTGCGATTCCATTCATGCCATGGGGATGAAGGCGGGCATTTATTCCACGCCCTGGATGGGGACGTATGCCGGGTTCATCGGAGGAAGCTCGCCCAATGCGAAGGCGGATTACGGGGAAATGGCCATTCCGGAGAAGGACCGCAAGCAGAAGAATCAAATTTTCGGGAGTTACCCCGGCGTGCATCGCAGGAAGGCGGACCGTGTAGGCGCCGTCTGGCTGTTTGACCGTGACGCCAGGCAATGGGCGGACTGGGGGTTCGATTACGTGAAGGTGGACTGGAACCCCAATGACGTGCCGACGACGGAACGCATCCGCCAGGCTCTGGACGATTCCGGGCGGGATATTGTGCTCAGCATATCCAATGCCGCCCCGTATAAACAGGTGGAAGAGCTGGGGAAGCTGGCCAATTTGTGGAGGACGACGGGGGATATCCAGGACCACTGGGGCAGCGTCAGCGGCATCGGCTTTTCCCAGGAACGCTGGCAGAAGCACATGCGCCCGGGCCACTGGAATGATCCGGACATTCTCCAGATCGGGAAGCTGGGCAAGCCCAACCAGCCCAATACCACGTTTGTCCAGACGCAGCTGACGCCGGATGAACAGTACACCCATGTGACCCTGTGGTGCCTCCTGTCCGCTCCGCTCATCATTTCCTGTGACCTGGAGCATATTGATTCATTCACGATGGGGCTCCTGACCAACGACGAGGTGATTGCCGTGGACCAGGACCCTGCCGCCCGTCCCGCCCGCAAGGCGTGGCACCGAGGGGATTTCCAGGTCTGGACGAAGGAGCTGTCCGACGGTTCCCTAGCGGCGGGGTTTTTCAATACCGGGAAAGAGAAGGGCGTAGTGAAGGTGAACCTGAGGGAGCTGGGGCTCTCCGGCGCGTATGAAGCCAGGGACCTCTGGAAACGCGCCGACCAGGGAACGGTGAAGGGAGATATGGCCGTGGAGTTGAACAGCCATGGAGCGGCCATGTTCCGGTTCAGCAAAAAGAATTGA
- a CDS encoding FAD:protein FMN transferase: MSSFFRLAVVSACCSCLLAAAGTSRGQERETASAPPEPLSCVHAPDGRVTVRGTAMGTVFTVRAYPGHGMDAAQTEKACMESLACAVRWEKVMSAMDAGSGLARLNAAENGVSVPVSLELEKALLLALDYARLTKGAFDPTLGPCIRLWKKSRRHGVLPSGGELERARRASGWEKLYVGKGAAVKTVPGMRVDLGGMGKGFAVDRMAEILRKRGIRSFFIDSTSDVMAGAPPPGERGWRLLVDEGNGKNTVLLLSHAAVSTSGSARQMAKIGGAEYSHVLDPRTGLGMTEGRQVSVQAPSAALADALATAGNVMREEDFRSLAARLPGVSVPAFFRSSSRFAEGTQEQDGARRPR; encoded by the coding sequence ATGAGTTCTTTTTTCCGGCTGGCCGTTGTTTCTGCGTGCTGTTCCTGCCTGCTGGCTGCTGCGGGGACAAGCCGGGGGCAGGAGAGGGAAACGGCTTCCGCCCCGCCGGAGCCGCTTTCCTGCGTTCATGCTCCGGATGGAAGGGTAACGGTGCGGGGTACGGCCATGGGAACGGTGTTTACGGTGCGCGCCTATCCCGGGCACGGGATGGATGCGGCGCAGACGGAGAAGGCCTGCATGGAGTCTCTTGCCTGCGCCGTCCGCTGGGAGAAGGTGATGTCCGCCATGGATGCGGGGAGCGGTCTGGCCCGGTTGAATGCCGCGGAAAACGGCGTTTCCGTCCCCGTTTCCCTGGAGCTGGAAAAGGCTCTTCTGCTGGCCCTGGATTATGCCCGGCTGACAAAGGGCGCCTTTGACCCCACGCTCGGTCCCTGTATCCGCCTGTGGAAGAAGAGCCGCCGCCACGGCGTTCTCCCGTCCGGCGGGGAACTGGAACGTGCGCGCCGGGCGTCCGGATGGGAAAAGCTGTACGTTGGCAAGGGGGCCGCGGTCAAAACGGTTCCCGGAATGAGGGTGGACCTGGGAGGCATGGGCAAGGGGTTTGCCGTGGACCGGATGGCGGAGATTTTGAGAAAAAGAGGAATCCGTTCCTTCTTTATTGACAGCACCAGCGACGTTATGGCCGGCGCCCCCCCACCGGGGGAGCGGGGATGGCGGCTGCTGGTGGATGAAGGTAATGGGAAGAATACGGTGCTGCTGTTGAGCCATGCCGCCGTCTCCACCTCCGGGAGCGCCCGCCAGATGGCGAAGATCGGCGGTGCGGAGTATTCCCATGTGCTGGACCCCCGCACGGGGCTGGGCATGACGGAGGGCAGGCAGGTGAGCGTGCAGGCGCCTTCCGCGGCGCTGGCGGATGCCCTGGCGACGGCGGGGAACGTGATGCGTGAAGAGGATTTCCGCTCCCTGGCGGCACGGTTGCCGGGAGTGTCCGTCCCGGCTTTTTTCCGGAGTTCCTCACGTTTTGCGGAAGGAACGCAGGAACAGGATGGCGCACGGAGGCCGAGATAG
- a CDS encoding DUF3472 domain-containing protein, producing MTRFLLSLWLLLTLPVSASWYGDEVKAGSDIIMVDLLYPYWPESTYFSCWNLDMFPKGGYFYAGVAANANDNTNLETYRPSTVWSFWPAPVYEGRQVRNVYVNPHVYAQQYVGEGASGKAGGRDVPWIKTKQWYTMLMRTWGADEARKECYAGWWMKDQAGNRWHHIATFRIPYAATGFKGNGGFLEDFGHGGRKQRELWRGKGFYRHNGAWEKCDTVSINVPKEGGMKYSGWTVHQTENDSILTMSYTENRQFPRNLEPGRKHTFKLNQPDKPVMDAIAAEGNARHDGSQVIVDWTLAETSSPQFGYKIEVFDNPQYSGTPIYTVEEQIPHVRTKAVALPRDIPQCFVRLTITDIFDQQKTLKLAKAAAETPLKRLPGKKDLSSGLEYKYLENKDGWSKLAELDFSKPLRTGVSHGFDTALRGAREGRFAFEYEGFLVVPQTGAYTFALQTCDGSRLDVGGKTVIDNDGLHSTSEKRASVFLEKGVTPIKLTYFKKKPEHEFTVAWVGWQYGNRPMEEIPLASLMRPKRADIPEARLEVGGKGPERVLKTAISSGRVNKVEYYNGAKLAAAADAAPFTAPLMLFDGENKLWARVFYNGSHTVDTPVVPVHSQSRITPGWEAMLRGEPGLPHSISGAGNAFRFVGEGEYLVSKKIKGDFMLTAHISSISDKALDTGDDCWAGIMVRKDTGATNYDDEIAVFRTVGRGLRCSADFSDYGTGRQSTFTLNKDHSWVRIMRRGNEFTCFTSPDMKKWEMGMQRIIPMKEEAIAGITFRTIPGKGKGIFSAAMDGISIKPVKLQPHKITAAMPAGKIIGYSLLSPDLAVARYRSGADLLERKNGTYARKPLTLPRGVKTVRSMALAGDKMFLLAPTSQGGALFSSKDMGKTWTVANPDVKVDPSPISFIAGELISVNPRNPREIIAGSDRAGLFMSTDGGDTWNNVGLVGEPVTNVGFHTTAQGRIGAVTADRKANTSKIFISTNNGKKWNQKNEVQGAGFLRLVYDTRAADQLYVFSTQGVYTSFNDCRTMNRVLQGLPVTQPTLAIDRRRLDDTFMLAVPLDGKGVYSSERNARNWQKRSDKEDWGAAFNLLIDTANNRHITLYAEKGIYESTDEGKTWKQVYPGH from the coding sequence ATGACCAGATTCCTGCTCTCCCTGTGGCTTCTTTTAACGCTTCCCGTTTCCGCCAGCTGGTACGGTGACGAAGTAAAAGCCGGTTCCGACATCATCATGGTGGACCTGCTCTACCCCTACTGGCCGGAATCCACCTACTTTTCCTGCTGGAACCTGGACATGTTCCCCAAGGGCGGCTACTTCTATGCCGGCGTGGCGGCCAACGCCAACGACAACACGAACCTGGAAACCTACCGCCCCTCCACCGTATGGTCCTTCTGGCCCGCTCCCGTTTACGAAGGGCGGCAGGTGCGCAACGTGTACGTCAATCCGCACGTCTACGCCCAGCAATACGTGGGTGAAGGAGCTTCCGGAAAGGCCGGGGGGCGCGACGTCCCGTGGATCAAGACCAAGCAGTGGTACACCATGCTCATGCGGACCTGGGGCGCGGACGAAGCCAGGAAGGAATGCTACGCCGGCTGGTGGATGAAAGACCAGGCCGGCAACCGGTGGCACCACATCGCCACCTTCCGCATTCCCTATGCGGCCACCGGCTTCAAGGGGAACGGCGGCTTTCTGGAGGACTTCGGGCACGGGGGCCGCAAGCAGAGGGAACTGTGGCGCGGCAAGGGCTTCTACAGGCACAACGGCGCGTGGGAAAAATGTGATACCGTTTCCATCAACGTTCCCAAGGAAGGAGGCATGAAATACAGCGGCTGGACGGTCCACCAGACGGAAAACGACTCCATCCTGACCATGTCCTATACGGAAAACAGGCAATTTCCCAGAAACCTGGAGCCGGGCCGCAAGCACACGTTCAAGCTGAACCAGCCGGACAAGCCCGTGATGGACGCCATCGCGGCGGAAGGCAACGCGCGCCACGACGGCAGCCAGGTGATCGTGGACTGGACGCTGGCGGAAACGTCCTCCCCGCAGTTCGGGTACAAGATAGAGGTCTTTGACAATCCGCAATACTCCGGAACTCCCATTTACACGGTGGAGGAACAAATCCCGCACGTACGCACCAAAGCTGTCGCGCTCCCCCGGGACATCCCCCAATGCTTCGTCAGGCTCACCATCACGGACATCTTTGACCAGCAGAAAACCCTGAAACTCGCCAAGGCCGCTGCGGAAACTCCCCTCAAAAGGCTGCCCGGCAAAAAAGACCTGTCCAGCGGACTGGAATACAAATACCTGGAAAACAAGGACGGATGGTCCAAACTGGCGGAACTGGACTTCTCCAAGCCGTTGCGGACCGGCGTCTCCCATGGATTTGACACGGCCCTGCGCGGAGCCAGGGAAGGACGATTCGCCTTTGAATATGAAGGCTTCCTGGTCGTCCCCCAGACGGGGGCCTACACCTTCGCCCTCCAAACCTGTGACGGAAGCCGCCTGGACGTCGGCGGAAAAACCGTTATTGACAACGACGGACTGCACAGCACGTCGGAAAAGCGCGCCTCCGTCTTTCTGGAAAAAGGCGTCACTCCCATCAAGCTGACCTACTTCAAGAAAAAGCCGGAACACGAATTCACCGTGGCGTGGGTGGGCTGGCAGTATGGCAACCGCCCCATGGAGGAAATACCGCTCGCCAGCCTCATGCGCCCCAAACGGGCGGACATACCGGAAGCCAGGCTGGAAGTGGGCGGCAAGGGACCGGAACGCGTGCTGAAAACAGCCATCTCCTCCGGACGGGTGAACAAGGTGGAATACTACAACGGCGCCAAGCTGGCCGCCGCCGCGGACGCAGCCCCCTTCACCGCTCCCCTCATGCTCTTTGACGGAGAAAACAAACTGTGGGCGCGCGTCTTCTACAACGGTTCCCATACGGTGGACACCCCCGTCGTCCCCGTCCATTCCCAGAGCCGCATCACCCCCGGCTGGGAAGCCATGCTGCGCGGGGAACCGGGGCTGCCCCACTCCATCAGCGGCGCGGGAAACGCCTTTCGCTTCGTGGGGGAAGGGGAATACCTGGTCAGCAAAAAAATCAAGGGTGACTTCATGCTGACAGCCCACATCAGCTCCATCAGCGACAAGGCGCTGGACACCGGGGACGACTGCTGGGCCGGTATCATGGTGCGCAAGGACACGGGAGCCACCAACTACGACGATGAAATCGCCGTCTTCCGGACTGTGGGCCGCGGCCTCCGGTGCAGCGCGGACTTCAGCGACTACGGAACGGGGCGCCAATCCACCTTCACCCTGAACAAGGACCACTCCTGGGTGCGCATCATGCGGCGCGGCAATGAATTCACCTGCTTCACCTCCCCGGACATGAAAAAATGGGAAATGGGCATGCAGCGCATCATCCCGATGAAGGAGGAAGCCATCGCCGGCATCACGTTCAGGACCATTCCGGGCAAGGGCAAGGGCATCTTCTCCGCCGCCATGGACGGAATCTCCATCAAACCCGTCAAACTCCAGCCGCACAAGATAACCGCCGCCATGCCTGCCGGAAAAATCATCGGCTATTCCCTGCTCTCCCCGGATCTGGCGGTGGCGCGCTACCGTTCCGGGGCGGACCTGCTGGAACGCAAAAACGGAACCTACGCCCGCAAGCCCCTCACACTGCCCAGGGGCGTCAAAACCGTCCGTTCCATGGCGCTTGCCGGGGACAAAATGTTCCTGCTGGCCCCGACCTCCCAGGGAGGAGCCCTGTTCAGCAGCAAGGATATGGGTAAAACGTGGACCGTCGCCAACCCGGATGTAAAAGTGGACCCGTCCCCCATCTCCTTCATTGCCGGGGAGCTCATCTCCGTCAATCCCCGGAATCCGCGGGAAATCATCGCCGGTTCGGACCGCGCCGGACTCTTCATGAGCACGGACGGCGGAGACACCTGGAACAACGTGGGCCTGGTGGGGGAACCCGTCACCAACGTCGGCTTCCATACGACCGCCCAGGGCAGGATTGGAGCCGTGACGGCGGACCGCAAGGCCAACACCAGCAAAATCTTCATCTCCACCAACAACGGGAAGAAATGGAACCAGAAAAACGAAGTGCAGGGAGCGGGCTTCCTGAGACTGGTGTACGACACCCGCGCCGCAGACCAGCTCTACGTCTTCTCCACCCAGGGCGTTTACACCTCCTTCAATGACTGCCGCACCATGAACCGCGTGCTCCAGGGGCTGCCCGTCACGCAGCCCACGCTGGCGATCGACAGGCGCCGCCTGGACGATACCTTCATGCTCGCCGTCCCGCTGGACGGCAAGGGCGTGTACTCCAGCGAACGCAACGCCAGAAACTGGCAGAAGCGTTCCGACAAGGAAGACTGGGGAGCCGCCTTCAACCTGCTGATTGACACCGCGAACAACAGGCACATTACCCTGTACGCGGAAAAAGGCATCTATGAAAGCACGGACGAAGGCAAAACCTGGAAACAGGTCTATCCGGGCCATTGA